From the Lathyrus oleraceus cultivar Zhongwan6 chromosome 3, CAAS_Psat_ZW6_1.0, whole genome shotgun sequence genome, the window actttggaccaaatgcattgaaaggcaaaaaagtccaacttcaagtgcccataactctttcatcaaaaattcaaatgatgcaaactttaagtccatttttattatcttgaaaagatctacaactttgatgttggaggtgttttaatttgaggtttgcatcatcaaaacagaggggcttgaacattggccaaatttggaaacctcacctttgcatgttttgcaccttacactttaaactcaaaattcactaatttccacacttcaaatggattttttcccaacataacatttgttccttacatcaagacctttccaaccattactcacatgctcatgtttggatctagcaaatggcattttcgaagaggagaagttttaggcataattgtgcataacatgttggaactcattacacaagcctatgcattgccaactacacgtccatttcagctcaattatacttcaaattgcatttggcattgagtttgggccttctacatgatcatgcaagcccatgcaatgaatatcctCTTGCCATGCACACAAGTTTTTCACCTCCTTGCATCAGCTTCCactataaatacacttgcttgcttcacttgaaattcaatctaatggcgcctgagatgctgcacatctgaatccataaccattaccaaaggaactatttcacttttcttcaaatttttcagatctaaaattcaactaaatctggttgaatcttgggatctaaagttcctagaccttcatcctacagtccatagaacttctgtttggccaaaggaagcaagggAGCAAGCTCAGATCtccacaattcaaaggttctctccaactggttttttcttcgaaactcgCTACTTCTTGgtctatttgcttggatattgtgttggctgaagtcctcttcatagaggcaattgttttgagtgctcaattgttgaaatccatgaagttcagtatgaacaccgtgattttctctctctaatttctctctctatgaggatctagaggagaaaccaatggtacatggattatgtacatcatcccagctttccaatgatatgaggatcgcttcatttggtttAGTTTTCATTACCTGCAATTTTTGGacctcgccggagaagacggtggtgtacaccaccgtccacctttccagtttgaatctaggccgttgatgatgatttccagattgaatcatggccttccaatgttatgacttttaataatgccaggtgtgacgcgtttgactcttgcctatggtggaagcgcgcttctggagcgtttgatcagccaccttaattaatgaggcttgatcagacgctcctggttttttttattttcttattttctgattttatttcttttattccccttattttcaaaaattcatatcttcttcatttaaaatccaaaaaacatgggaccaattgcattcttctccaaataaattatagtttctaaaaatgatttttaatattttttattttttcatttgatattttttgtgaattttctcttttctggttatttttaattcattttaaatagtttttgatattcaaaaaatacaaaaatattttcctaacctatttgaatgatgatggatctatgaaaaatattctcatcaattttttaattgatttgagatttatttgagattttagttcaattaggttatttttattcatttttaattgacTAAAAATAATTTCTGACTTTTAAtaatgctgaaattttttgtcaaactttgtttgaccttgttgaacttgggataaatcacttggacctttcaaggttgatttgaagtgattttgaagtttgacctttcttttatttttaattcaagattattttgatattaaaaatgccaaaaatattttgcttattgtttgacctccaatcttcatccctTTTCTGGTTTttcattgtttgactttgactttcaatgccatttggtcaacacacatggattggtacattttatttcaccttatgcattttaatccttccatttcataatccattattcatcttcttcttcttctttcttctttttgatcaatgagttgaaggttgataagttagcattgattagggaggtttaatcttctttgattcaaatctaattcatcttgatcaaaggatcaaatgaatggctttgcattaaggataggttgcttcctaaatcatgcaaaggacttaaaccaatacaagatcagttctcttcttctttttggcatggcaagttgttggaacttggttcactaatcaagacttctaacttgtgttgttgcctacattattattgaccgccctcagatagttgtgacttctacataagtccaattacgattgcttaacatagcgctaaatttgccttagggcacactaactactaacattaaccattaacatttactttttgcactttacatttatgtAATTTATTAgtcttgtacatattatccatttgctttttcctttgctcattggagcacttgtttatgttaatgccatttgccttttgatcacttgagcatataattgtatatatatcttttgtgcttgtgtttgtctgtttgttgtgaaccaaatgcaaagaattggacaaagtggacttagatcttaggactttacccaggctaatggagtttgaagagcaactaggcctcattcctttagaatgcgtaaatgtcaaagagcaactaggcctcatgcctttagaatgcttaaagcttgaagatgaacattgaaaggaccatattctaaactccctcttgtccattctttgattgtattatagaactttttgatgtgtgtgttcctttgtgctagggattccaacttgagcccAATTGAGtaaccattaccatgagctcctaagagagagagatccaaaATACATTGAGGATcctttccaagagttcatttgattgattgcttgagtttatgctttgtgtgatttgcttattccaaaggatgggagctacttggatcatcaatatgatctcaagagaggaactccatttgtggttttgcttcttgtcccttacctctttgcatgtttaggactctagccattcttcttcttccctccactctaacccaagccaaaacttttgtgcaaacatctaacacttgttttcaacattagaaacctaagccttatgcttttgatttccaaactttcttttcttaatacttattttgaactgaatctctaaatcaactttgaccatattttgcatacacttttcattggtaaatataacccattcaaatgtcttttttgtggtttcaatggccactttcttaatcaaaattttccataacctttagctattaggtttgagctatccttgaggtagatgtaatactcacctatatccttagtgatggacaatgagtcttccatgcttattatagggttaaaccctcactagcatgttgaagctatcctcacatggtggatttgttggttttaagttgagttttctcccttggataacaaaagaccttaaggcttttggaccaattaattcaccaactcattttgagatttttaccccgaactacgaggttttgatcataatcttttttttaatatggtacgtaggcaatgggtttatccatccaaacacaaaaaatgtaaataacttgtatattaTATTCTCATCTCTTCcatcatgtttgcacaaataaattttttacaaaatgacaaccttacaacaaatgtgaaaagggctccctaggagtacctaggatgttttgggtgcctaacaccttcccattgcataaccaaccccctacccagatctctgactctcttttactagtttttgattcgataaaacttgtaggtttttgttcgctttctaaccattcctttggataaataggagtgcggtggcgactcgacttgtatgatttaccttggatttagtcaatatctctaatggtaatgaataccccgctacaatatccctactgtgttggtgaagtttttgCGCATACGTTCGattaatgaattgttgacataTCACGACGGTTTTGATCGTAACTTTTATTTTGTAATTCCAATTTTGATGCCatttgaagcgttagaaagctagCGCTCAGACCTATAACATGGTAGTGATTGTTGAGATGTTTTAgtaatattcacatgcctactaTATTAATATTGGTTTAAtcgtttggttgatgaatcgttgcattgttcTAATATCACGatgtgataattatgttgttatgtcgatgatgttaagataTTGACGAGTTACTAttgtttgttgatattattcgcatggtaacatgaattggttgttgcatgatgaatgatgtgatgcataaatggtGAGATATGTGTGGGGGTTCTTTAGGTGAACCTTATAGTGTTAAggcatgttatttgagagtcatgcatcttggtgtacaggattcggtccaattttggtgaATCTCAATTCTATGGTGATGGGTCGTATGCGAGGAGCTAATTCATATTGtgggggattagtgaagtgttacctatgTTGATGGTAACAAGTTTTGGTAAGCCTCGATCCTATTATGATGAATCGAGTGCGAGTAGATAATTCCTATTATGGGGCATTAGTGAAGCGTTATCTATGGTGATGGTAGAGATTTTGGTGTGCTCTAGTTCCAAGAGGGAAATAATCCTATGGTCGGGATCATGGATTGAGATGAAGttgagtgttcatatttggtaccacatgcatgtcgagtcggtgttgagtatattgcataagtgttgcatttgtattggttgttgttgatgtgttattggatgagatgttgttgtatatgatgttaatgataattgagatgtggtttTGTATTATGTTTATGATAATTGAGATATTGTCatgtatgatgttgattatgatttggatgtaatAATGTGATATACTGTTGTGCATGATTGTatagatgttgtactctattcttCATTTTATATCGTTATTATTaaaatgaattctcaccccttctgtttgaatgtttTCTTTACATAGGCAAtgtgcagatactcaagagtagtattgctgaagtaagtggaaggtagctcttggattacttctttattttgtcgcttttaccagtggtaccttgctctgatcatATAACACTGGGTTGGGTTAAACgcttattttattccttatgtctgattatgttgaagtcataagactaattttgttgttgagaattcttaagattTTGAGTTCATTGattacaactctcttattttgtcATTATAATTGAAGTTAAGACTATATGTTATTAattgctttatcttccataattgtgatgataattaCGCTTCGATGATACTTTACAATGGAAGTGAGTGTGTGTtgacaagttatgaatgtcttattatGTGAATATATAATATCGATCAGATAATatggatgtcgtgtaaacatcccaggtatgattcagataagttggatgtcgtgtaaacatccttatcACAAATGTGTGTATTGAGATTTACTATCAAAACCCGTGTTACAGAGcaggtcatgtgtgttatgaatgtgtgacaccctatatggttttattttatatttaacTTATGCGATAAATTATGTGCGGGATTTAGGGTGTTACAAAGAGGACCAATGTGACTTGGATATTGATGAGGGAATGTATAATGCTATTGTACTGCTTAAGAGACAATTCAACAAGGTGCTAAAGGGAATGGACAGGAAGTCGAcaccaaatgtcaagaacatctcatctgacatcagcaagAATAGTGATTCCCAGAGAAAAGTAAGAACATAAGAAAAACCCAATCAAGGAAAGGGTATTCAGTGTCATGAATGTGagggttttggtcacattagagcAAAATGTCCCAcgtatctcaagaaacaaaagaagggTTTGTCTGTTTCTTCGTCTAATGATTCTGAAGGTGAAACTGATGATGAAACTACTAAGCATGTTACATCTTTCACTGGTAGATATGAATTTGATGAAGATTATTGTGACGAGGAAATCTCTTATCAATAATTGGTTGCTTCCTACAAATAGCTTTGCGTCAAAAGTGAAGAGGTGTGTAAGACATGAGAAGACTAGAAGAGAATCATAACTCAACTACAAGCTAAAATAGAGAAACTTTCATCTACTGTAACTGATCTTGAAAATGAGATAACTCTATTGTCTTCTAAACTTGAAAAGATGACTAAATCCATAAGAATGTTGAATAATGAGTTTGATATGTTAGATGAAATTCTTCAAGTTGGAAAAGAGGCTGGAAACTTAAAAGGTATAGGTTTTAATTACCAATATCAAAATAAACAAGGAAAAACCCATGTAACAAAATTTATTCCTTCGGAAAGGAAGTATGAGCCTATAATGTCCGACCAAATGTTACAACATCCTACCAGACATCAAGAAACTCAAACTAAAGTCAAGTTTTTTCCTTGGAAATGTCATTATTATGGTAAATATGGACATATAAAGCTTTTCTGCTACAGACTGCATGGTTATCCAAAACATTCAACACATCCTATGACTAATCATGTAATGATTAAAACTAGAAAGGAGTGGAAACCTAAGGTTGTTCCACATGAAACTACTTGTTCTTCCACATGCATAATGTGCAAGGAAGATGAAGTTAAGTTGTGGCACCAGAAGCGTGGACATCTGAATCTCAAAGGGATATCTCTTGGTTACTCTACAAATAGTAGAGCTTACAGAGTATTTAACTCCAAAACCAATGGcatgatggaatccattaatgttgtggttaATTATTCAATTATTGTAAAAAGGACtgatgttgatgaagatgttggaacatcatcTCAACAGACTGATGCTTCAGAAAATGTGGAAAACATTGAGTCAAACATTGATCTAGAAAAGAATAAATCAGATGCTTCTGCTGACATCTGAGCTgtttatttttctgtttgatttTGCATGTTTTTTGTGGGCCTTTTCCCTGATTTTTGCACCTTTGTGTGCCATGGTTTTTACTTCAAATTCACATGTTCTGCTACTGCTTTTCTCTATTGTTTTGTTGCCATTTATGAAGGTCTGCTTGGTTTGTCATATTctggctaaaaagggggagtagaTAGTGTAGAGATGTCTAGTTGCGCTCTGGATTTTTTGTATTCTTTATGTGAAGGTTGTTTCTTTGAGGGGGAGTATGTTTCCTGTGTAACAGGGGGAGTTATTTCTGTGTTGCTGATCATGAAATTAAGGGGGAGTTATTTCTGTGTTGCTGATCATGACATTAAGGGGGAGTTTGATTTGTTTGTATCAAGGTTGTTGTGTACTTGTTGTGATGTCAgacagaatgtcatgacattttgtTTCAAAGAATTCTGCATGTGCTTATGTTGTTGTGTGGTTGTTGTGATGTCAGATAGAATCTCTTAACATTTTGTTTCTGAAGGATGCTTGGAGTGTGAGAGTTTATTTCTCTCTATGCCTTTTTTGTGAGGTTGAGTTTCTACTACTTATTTATGTTGTGTGTGCCTCTGACATGTCTTGGTATTATACCAAGTGTTTGGTTTTTGTGCTTGTAATTATTGCTGTTATTTTATCTTTTTTCTAACTatatgatgcaaatgttgttttagccaaaatttgccaaaggggaaGATTGTTAGTTCTGTGTTTTTATGATTGGCAACAATTTTGTTAAAACTTGTATCACATCAAGATGTTAAGCAATATGTTGTGACATGTTGATCATACATCTTTGCATCTTTTGTTTTACTTCTTGGAAgacttattttattatgagatatCTGAAGATTCTATGAATATTTAGCTATCATATCTGACTGTCCAAGAAGGCTTATTTTAGGAACTCTTATTTCGTTTTCAGTTGTGCACTTGTTTCATAAAAAGGGATTTTGAGACAttttaaggaaacattagatCCGACTTAATTTGATTTTGCAGAAGATTTTGCAGAATCGATGtcgaaacatttaaggaaacatttgatttgattctgcagacaaatgtcaaaacatttaaggagacatcaaatttgatttgatttattTTGTTTCAGATCTGCTGATTTTTTATGCCTAAGCTCATGCTTACCAAAGGCTATTTAAAGAGGACGTTACTAAACCTAATGTACGAAAGAGAGAATTGAGCTAGAAATTGTTGTTGTTAGGCTTTAGTTGTCGTTGTTATTTGTGAGCCATTCTAGTATctctttgatacttgaattggattgagtttattgagttgtaattgtgaatcactcatgagcttttaagcaagagtgcATTATGTTTTATTGGAAGTGTGTCTTATGTTCTTTGATTGTTTTTCAGTTGTTATCATtgttgtgtgattgaagggaagtcAAACGGGTatcatatctaggagagtcttagatagaaattccacaggtagtgattaggtgagaagtttgtaaaaccataggttgtttagaacttcaaactaatattgttatagtggatttcctttttgacttggatgcccccagatgtaggtgacgtagcaccgaattgggttaacaattgaccTGTGTTATTTTCTTTCTGCTTTTTACACTGTTATCTGCATAATTTTTTTGTGTGTGACATGTCCTGATCCTAGTGTCATGATATCGTATACAACATCTATTATCTGCATAATTGTTTATGGTGTGACATGTCCTGAACATGGTGTCGTGACATCATATACAACATTTGTTATCTGCATAAttgtttctggtgtgacatgtcCTGATCCTGGTGTCGTGACATCATATACGACATTTGTTATCTGCTTACTAATATTGTTGTGTGAATTCTCGATATTAGTGCCGTGACATCGTATGCGACATCTGATATCTACGTACCAGAATTTTCAACTCTATATAAGATAGATGTTGCATGGGGAAATGTAACCACTTCTAAAAGTTACAATTTCTATCATCATTATTCAAAGAGAAAATTTGGAGAGTCTCTTTTTGCATTCTCTTCCTCCTATCTTTAACTTCTCCATAGTCACAAAAATAAAGAGAGAAACTTGTTATCTCCTTCTGTACTTGCATATGTGGTGATCCAGTTGTTGCTCGTGGACCAACGCTAGAGGAGCGACGCTTTACGTTCTCGGAGATCTCCATTTGAAGTTATCACTTTCGTGGATTCACGCATCAAAGATATATAGTTTGATACTTAGCATGATTCATATTGATATATCCATAATGATCCTAAGATTAGATGTAAAGAATAAGATTCTTGAAATTCTGCTATATGTATCTAAAATCCTACATGTTAGAACAAGTCAAGAAAATATTAAGAAGAAAATGAGAAGATGAGTGAAATTTGGTAAAAGACACAACTTTATTTTCCGAAAAAAACATGGAATGTATTCAAGCCTGATGAATTGATGCCTCCACATAAAAGCAATACATATGTGTCAATTGGATTTGGCTATGCCTATGGAGATGTCAATTCAGTTGACTTCAGTGTTAATGTATATAGTACATGCGTCAACCGGTCTGACTTTAGTACTACacattatttttatttatttttaaacatGAATAGTTTGAAAATTAATAGAGAAACATAGTTATAGTTATTTGAGAATTTTTCTTGAAAAACATAATTATGTAAAAAAAATCACAAGAATTgttatatttattatttaatatttgaaACGTAGATATGTTTACTAAATTGGGTATTTTTATAACAAAATTGGTTTTTATATCTTGTTTTTCTAATCATGTTCTTTTCTTTCCTTGCAGCACCATATTACTCTCACATATTAATGTAATGAGAATCATTGTTTTGGTTTGAAGTGGACTCTCACATCTCACGCTATACTTTGTTTTGGTTCTTTTGAAAAGATTAGAATACTTGTCACTTAAATTATTCTTCTTGAATCTATATAACAAACACATTCAATGACAATTTTCAATTACACTGCAAACATTTATATTAAGGGACACAATTTAATACTATGATTAATACATTAGTTGCCAAAGTTAAGAGAGTGCTTCAAGGATGTAATGTAATTGCTGCATCTGAGGAAGGTGTGAAGCTTTTGGGTTCTGTGGGAAGCCCatttgtgatcagagttcaaaTAGCTTTGGTATTGAAGGGAATTGATTACAAATTTGTTCCAGAAAACTTGGCCAACAAAAGTGAACTTCTCCTCAAATACAACCCAGTTTATAAAAAGATTCCAGTTTTAGTTCACAATGAAAAGCCTATATCAGAATCCCTTGTGATTCTTGAGTACATTGATGAAACATGGACACAAAATCCAATCTTTCCTTCTGATCCTTACCAAAGAGCCATGGCTCGTTTTTGGTGCAAGTTCATCGATGATAAGGTAAGTAACTTGAGTTCATACATCAATACTCTTCATGCTATTAATTATTTTTCTAATATACTTAACTTTGATTATTGAAATCAGTGCGTGGCCGCTGCATTGAAATCGGTTTTTATGGTTGATGAGAAAGAACGCAAGAAGGCTAGTGAAGAATTGTCTAATGGTTTACAGTTTCTTGAGGATGAGCTTAAGGACAAGTTCTTTGGAGGAGAAGAGATTGGCATTGTGGATATTGCTGCTCTCTTTATCCCTTTACTCCAAGAAGTGGCAGAGTTTCACTTATTTAGCAAAGGGAAATTTCCAAAGCTACACAAATGGAGTAGAGAATTTTACAACCATCCAGTTGTCAAAGAAACTATGCCTTCAAAAGAACAACAATTCGCGTATTTCAAAGTTGTCACTGAAAGACTTGCTGCTCTATCAAAATAGATTGATAACTTGTGAGGCAAGGAAATTTGTATAAGTGTTGTATGTTATTGTTGTTTGAGATATGCACTGTCTTATTAAAATTAAGATTTCAAATAAAATATCTATAATTCCCCATGTATCATAATTCATAAATAATGATCCTGTAATATTGTTGTCACGTGATTTCAATTAATGAATTCATAGTTGCATGTTTAATTCAAAAACTAAAACAGAAAAAAATTGGTTTTAGGCTGAGTTCAAATTTTATCTTAGTTTTCCTCAACCTTGCTTT encodes:
- the LOC127127542 gene encoding probable glutathione S-transferase, which produces MINTLVAKVKRVLQGCNVIAASEEGVKLLGSVGSPFVIRVQIALVLKGIDYKFVPENLANKSELLLKYNPVYKKIPVLVHNEKPISESLVILEYIDETWTQNPIFPSDPYQRAMARFWCKFIDDKCVAAALKSVFMVDEKERKKASEELSNGLQFLEDELKDKFFGGEEIGIVDIAALFIPLLQEVAEFHLFSKGKFPKLHKWSREFYNHPVVKETMPSKEQQFAYFKVVTERLAALSK